In one window of Saccharomyces paradoxus chromosome VII, complete sequence DNA:
- the PAN2 gene encoding poly(A)-specific ribonuclease (Catalytic subunit of the Pan2p-Pan3p poly(A)-ribonuclease complex~similar to YGL094C) gives MNNWQHFFNNPVDLSEHLKKPYFRFDNRDKEVTAISFDEKANLIWSGDSYGCISSYDPTFQLYTRYRGHIGGNSVKDILSHRDGILSISEDSLHFANRRGVTKLNLTSIDIAAFSELNTMCYSPHSLKNNIYCGGDNTNWGIASIDLNKGCLDSLLNYSSKVKLLCSNNKVLSIGRQTGTVDLLDPTSNRTIKSFNAHSASISAMDLRDNTLVTVGKSKRFYNLYADPFVNVYDLRTMRQLPPVSFSKGTTMGSGGADFVQLHPLLPTVMIVASSSGSFDFIDLSNPTLRTQYVHPCQSIKKLSLSPNGDVLGILEADNHLDTWRRSSNNMGMFTNTPEMLAYPDYFNDITSDAPISVDDETYPLSSVGMPYYLDKLLSAWPHVVFKSEGTIPQLTGKAPLPSSGKLKSNTAVISSQNEKLSTQEFPLLRYDRTKYGMRNAVPDYVCLTDLRKQITTGLETSDIQTYTAINKYEVPPAYSRLPLTSGRFGTDNFDFKPFNNTEYSGLDPDVDNHYTNAIIQLYRFIPEMFNFVVGCLKDENFETTLLTDLGYLFDMMERSHGKICSSSNFQASLKSLTDQRQLHNDAPQEHLEEYLESLCIGESIEDFNSSESIKRNMPQKFNRFLLSQLIKEEAQTVNHNITLNQCFGLETEIRTECSCDHYDTTVKLLPSLSISGINKTVIKQLNKKSNGQNILPYIEYAMKSVTQRNSICPTCGKTEIITQECTVKNLPSVLSLELSLLDAELSNIRSSKNWLTSEFYGSIIKNKAVLRSTASELKGTSHIFKYELNGYVAKITDNNNETRLVTYIRKYNPKENGFKWLMFNDYLVVEISEEEALKMSYPWKTPEIIIYCDAEELRKPFFSVDTYSINYDILFRDYFANGIRNTARREYKLLTHDEAPKSGTLVAIDAEFVSLQSELCEIDHQGIRSIIRPKRTALARISIIRGEEGELYGVPFVDDYVVNTNHIEDYLTRYSGILPGDLDPEKSTKRLVKRNVVYRKVWLLMQLGCVFVGHGLNNDFKHININVPRNQIRDTAIYFLQGKRYLSLRYLAYVLLGMNIQEGNHDSIEDAHTALILYRKYLDLKQKTIFDKVLNSVYEEGRAHNFKVPETVKG, from the coding sequence ATGAATAATTGGCAgcatttcttcaacaatcCTGTTGATCTTTCGGAACACTTGAAGAAACCATACTTTCGCTTCGATAATAGGGATAAGGAAGTTACAGCGATTAGCTTCGATGAGAAGGCAAATTTAATTTGGAGTGGAGACAGCTATGGTTGCATTTCCTCATATGATCCAACATTCCAACTTTATACAAGATATAGGGGTCACATAGGTGGAAATTCTGTGAAGGATATCCTTAGTCATCGGGATGGTATCCTATCTATTAGTGAAGATTCATTACACTTTGCTAATAGAAGAGGTGTTACTAAACTGAATCTGACTAGTATCGATATTGCTGCATTTAGCGAATTGAACACCATGTGCTATTCTCCTCATTCACTGAAAAACAATATTTACTGTGGGGGTGATAACACAAATTGGGGGATTGCGTCCATTGACTTGAACAAGGGTTGTTTGGATTCACTTTTGAATTATTCATCTAAAGTGAAGTTACTGTGCTCTAATAATAAAGTATTGTCTATCGGAAGACAAACAGGGACTGTAGATTTGCTAGACCCAACATCCAATCGTACAATTAAATCATTTAATGCACACTCTGCATCCATATCCGCTATGGATTTACGTGATAATACCTTAGTCACGGTAGGGAAGTCCAAGAGATTTTATAATTTATACGCGGACCCGTTTGTGAATGTTTACGACCTAAGAACAATGCGCCAACTCCCTCCTGTTTCGTTTTCTAAAGGAACAACTATGGGTTCTGGAGGTGCGGACTTTGTTCAATTACATCCATTACTTCCTACTGTTATGATCGTCGCCTCCAGTTCTGGctcttttgattttatcgATCTTTCGAATCCCACTTTAAGGACACAATATGTTCATCCTTGCCAATCAATTAAAAAGTTATCTTTATCCCCCAATGGTGATGTATTGGGCATACTAGAGGCCGATAACCACCTAGACACATGGAGGAGATCGTCAAACAATATGGGAATGTTTACCAATACCCCCGAAATGCTGGCATATCCTGATTATTTTAACGACATTACCTCTGACGCCCCTATATCTGTCGACGATGAAACTTATCCATTGAGTTCTGTAGGCATGCCTTATTATCTTGATAAGCTTTTATCTGCGTGGCCTCATGTGGTATTTAAAAGTGAAGGCACCATACCACAGTTAACAGGTAAGGCGCCCTTACCATCGAGCGGCAAACTAAAAAGTAACACTGCTGTGATCTCAAGTCAAAACGAGAAGTTGAGCACACAAGAATTCCCCCTGCTAAGATATGATCGCACCAAATATGGCATGAGAAACGCTGTACCAGATTACGTTTGCCTAACAGATTTAAGGAAACAGATAACAACCGGTTTAGAAACCAGTGATATACAGACGTATACTGCAATCAATAAGTACGAAGTACCTCCCGCGTACAGTAGACTTCCACTGACATCAGGTAGATTTGGTACGGAtaattttgatttcaagCCCTTTAATAACACTGAATATTCTGGATTGGATCCAGATGTTGATAATCACTATACAAATGCTATCATACAATTGTATCGCTTTATTCCGGAAATGTTTAACTTCGTTGTCGGGTGTttgaaagatgaaaatttcGAAACAACCTTATTAACCGATCTCGGCTACCTCTTCGATATGATGGAAAGATCACATGGAAAGATATGTAGCTCTTCTAACTTCCAAGCATCATTGAAATCCTTGACTGATCAAAGACAGTTACATAACGATGCACCACAAGAGCACTTAGAAGAGTATTTAGAATCTCTGTGCATAGGGGAAAGCattgaagattttaatTCCTCTGAAAGTATTAAACGCAATATGCCTCAAAAGTTCAACAGATTCCTGCTGTCACAACTAATCAAGGAGGAAGCGCAAACTGTTAACCATAATATCACCCTAAATCAATGCTTTGGTTTGGAAACAGAAATAAGAACAGAGTGCAGCTGTGATCACTACGACACTACCGTCAAACTTCTACCCTCCTTATCAATATCAGGAATCAATAAAACGGTGATCAAACaattgaacaagaagagtAATGGACAAAACATTTTGCCATACATTGAGTACGCTATGAAAAGCGTAACTCAAAGGAACAGTATTTGCCCCACCTGTGGCAAAACCGAGATTATCACCCAGGAGTGCACTGTCAAGAATTTGCCTTCAGTACTATCATTGGAGTTATCGCTATTAGATGCCGAATTGTCTAACATAAGATCATCGAAGAACTGGTTGACCAGTGAATTTTATGGAAGCATCATAAAAAACAAGGCAGTTCTACGATCAACGGCGTCCGAGTTGAAAGGCACAAGCCACATATTTAAATACGAATTGAATGGTTACGTAGCTAAAATCACTGATAACAATAACGAGACACGTTTAGTAACATACATCAGAAAATATAATCCAAAGGAGAATGGCTTCAAGTGGCTCATGTTTAATGATTATTTGGTTGTTGAGatttcagaagaagaggcGCTTAAGATGTCGTACCCTTGGAAGACACCAGaaattatcatatattGTGACGCGGAGGAACTACGGaaacctttcttttctgttgATACGTACTCCATCAACTATGATATACTGTTTCGTGATTATTTCGCAAACGGAATAAGAAATACTGCAAGACGTGAATATAAGTTATTAACGCATGATGAAGCACCAAAATCTGGAACCTTGGTCGCCATCGATGCCGAATTTGTCTCATTACAAAGCGAACTGTGTGAAATTGATCACCAAGGAATCAGAAGTATTATCAGACCTAAAAGAACTGCTTTAGCCAGAATATCCATCATTAGAGGCGAAGAAGGGGAACTATATGGGGTACCCTTCGTCGACGATTACGTGGTAAACACGAACCACATAGAAGACTATTTAACAAGATACAGTGGAATACTTCCCGGTGACTTGGACCCTGAAAAGAGTACTAAAAGGCTTGTGAAAAGAAACGTCGTATATCGGAAAGTCTGGCTGCTAATGCAGCTTGGGTGTGTATTTGTTGGTCATGGTTTGAATAACGACTTTAAGCACATCAATATTAATGTCCCGAGAAACCAAATTCGCGACACTGCCATATACTTCCTACAAGGAAAGAGATATCTTTCATTGCGTTATTTGGCATATGTGTTGTTAGGAATGAATATCCAAGAGGGAAATCACGATTCGATTGAGGATGCCCATACCGCCTTAATTCTTTACAGAAAATATCTCGACTTGAAACAGAAAACTATTTTTGACAAGGTCCTGAACAGTGTATATGAAGAAGGCAGAGCCCACAATTTCAAAGTCCCAGAAACTGTAAAGGGATAA
- the SPC105 gene encoding kinetochore-microtubule binding complex subunit SPC105 (Subunit of a kinetochore-microtubule binding complex~similar to YGL093W), with protein MNLDERGRNGGKEKDIGPGKGILKQNQNPQTTSSFLENSGVRIPTRIITKKDILDGSNTTSRINTSNLQNKVKRRVSFAPDVTLHSFTFVPEQNNEIKEPRRRKTLTNSPTKRSSQEEPLVTSTQIDDVRTKEKTVAEDDSDASGMELTEPIVAMPDSNKAPQHDPVSMEMTEVFPRSVRQEGPDVGGENTESSQQISDAEAVREETMELTAIHNVHHYDSITENMVEGEPIDLTEYESRPYVPNSVIHSSIRSSDHNVEKRNDKGDVLNPVNKMTSSQPMEITEVFHADLHNPVGVQGEINISDDGNEMELTQIQTNFDRDNYRRDEPSNEKDVLSPNKRRKLDTDLDYATPVTTPVKGVRDTSVENDDGDLEMMEKMSPITFSDVDNKVGTRSNHASTIETGIGDTSVGIATDNEEHTGDGDDDGNKMVETIAFPEVGKKGQSTIALPTRDYTLREFINEVGVGFLDTKLIDHLDKKVDFPLNSFNLVENQRIDNIFSSYYIDIPILEVEAFRCKELWRSINESKNKFKDFEAQIDQSHPPLLLQEYFSSNEKMKQLMRDQLQLVKGYSKLEAAMEWYEWRKKQLNGLELILAENLTILKGEYEKLNEEVEKVNSIRGKIRKLNTAIKEEIKSLKDSPSDSYKPTLMNTIKIEAFKQELMKHSISLSSSNDFTQEMHSIKLAIAEKSNDLLTLRNEIASIDKKIEKRKLFTRFDLPKLRDTLKILESLTGVRFLKFSKATLSIEFLQLDDLRVDIDLATFKNNPLKSMKVTNDGNKDHVSYHLFIMLLRNVDAEHQENLLSNLFLAMKKWRPLLKYIKLLKLLFPVNIIQTEGREAILQFKDYDRRNKTAVFYGISFVSFAQGVFSESGQIPMKVHITTHQDYSPSREVLSDRIIHKISGILPSFTKSRIHLEFI; from the coding sequence ATGAATTTAGACGAAAGAGGCAGAAACGGGGGAAAAGAGAAGGATATAGGCCCTGGGAAAGGCATCCTGAAACAGAACCAAAACCCGCAAACGACTTCAAGCTTTCTAGAGAACTCAGGTGTTCGCATTCCCACCAggataataacaaaaaaggaCATCTTGGATGGCAGTAACACGACATCTAGGATCAACACTTCcaatttacaaaataagGTAAAGAGAAGAGTTTCTTTTGCGCCCGATGTTACGTTGCACAGTTTTACATTCGTACCGGAGcaaaacaatgaaattaAGGAACCAAGACGTAGGAAAACTTTGACTAACAGCCCCACAAAAAGGTCTAGTCAAGAGGAGCCTCTCGTAACGTCTACTCAAATCGATGATGTTCGtacgaaagaaaaaacagtGGCGGAAGACGATTCCGATGCATCTGGAATGGAATTGACAGAACCTATAGTGGCGATGCCGGATAGTAACAAGGCCCCACAACACGATCCCGTTTCAATGGAAATGACTGAAGTTTTTCCTCGGAGTGTCAGACAAGAAGGTCCAGATGTCGGAGGAGAAAATACTGAGTCATCTCAACAAATCAGTGATGCCGAGGCAGTACGAGAggaaacaatggaattGACCGCCATACATAATGTACACCACTATGATTCTATTACAGAAAATATGGTAGAAGGCGAACCTATAGACTTGACGGAATATGAGTCTAGGCCGTACGTTCCAAACAGTGTCATACACAGTTCTATCAGATCTTCTGATCATAATGTGGAAAAAAGGAACGATAAGGGAGATGTCTTGAATCCTGTAAATAAGATGACTTCCTCTCAGCCGATGGAAATTACAGAGGTATTCCATGCTGATTTACATAACCCTGTGGGTGTACAGGGCGAAATCAATATCAGTGATGACGGTAATGAGATGGAACTTACGCAAATACAGACAAATTTTGACCGGGACAATTACCGTCGTGATGAACCTTCTAACGAGAAGGATGTACTATCTCCAAACAAAAGGCGTAAATTGGATACTGATCTTGATTATGCTACACCGGTTACCACGCCTGTCAAAGGTGTAAGGGATACCAGCGTAGAGAACGATGATGGTGATTTAGAgatgatggaaaaaatgtcaCCAATCACATTTAGTGACGTTGACAACAAGGTCGGGACCAGATCCAATCATGCGTCCACCATCGAAACCGGTATAGGGGACACTAGCGTGGGAATTGCGACAGACAACGAAGAACATACGGGAGATGGAGATGATGACGGAAACAAAATGGTTGAGACAATAGCATTTCCCGAAGTAGGCAAGAAAGGGCAATCTACTATTGCGCTGCCTACTCGGGACTACACTTTACGAGAATTTATAAATGAAGTGGGAGTGGGGTTTCTAGATACTAAACTGATAGATCATCTTGACAAGAAAGTTGATTTCCCACTCAACAGCTTCAACCTTGTGGAAAATCAAAGGATAGATAacatattttcttcctaCTATATTGATATACCCATTTTGGAAGTGGAAGCTTTCAGATGCAAGGAGCTTTGGAGAAGTATTAATGAGTCCAAGAATAAATTCAAGGACTTTGAGGCCCAAATTGATCAATCCCACCCTCCTCTTCTACTCCAAGagtatttttcttccaatgaGAAAATGAAGCAATTAATGAGAGACCAGCTGCAACTAGTTAAAGGATATTCAAAATTGGAAGCAGCAATGGAATGGTATGAATGGAGGAAAAAACAACTAAACGGTTTGGAATTGATTTTAGCAGAGAATTTAACTATCTTGAAAGGAGAATAcgaaaaattaaatgaagAGGTTGAAAAAGTTAACAGCATCAGAGGCAAAATACGAAAACTTAATACAGCAATAAAGGAAGAgataaaatctttgaaagattcACCATCCGATTCTTATAAGCCTACTTTAATGAATACGATAAAAATTGAGGCTTTTAAACAAGAGTTGATGAAACATTCCATATCGTTAAGTTCATCCAATGATTTTACTCAAGAGATGCATTCCATTAAACTGGCTATTGCAGAAAAATCTAATGATTTGTTGACTTTAAGAAATGAGATCGCTTCTATagacaagaaaatagaaaaacGAAAACTATTCACACGTTTTGACTTGCCGAAACTACGAGATACTCTTAAAATTTTAGAGTCTTTAACGGGGGTACgctttttgaaattctcAAAGGCAACACTTTCAattgaatttcttcaattggaTGATTTGAGAGTGGATATTGATTTAGCAacctttaaaaataatCCGTTAAAGTCTATGAAGGTTACGAATGACGGCAATAAAGATCATGTGAGTTACCACTTATTCATAATGTTGTTGAGGAATGTTGACGCGGAACATCAGGAGAACTTGCTTTCGaacctttttcttgccaTGAAAAAGTGGAGGCCATtgttaaaatatataaaattattgaagCTTTTATTTCCGGTAAATATCATTCAAACCGAGGGACGAGAAGCAATTTTGCAGTTCAAGGACTATGATAGAAGGAATAAGACTGCAGTTTTTTACGGTATATCCTTTGTCTCGTTTGCTCAGGGAGTATTCTCGGAAAGTGGACAAATTCCAATGAAAGTTCACATAACTACTCACCAAGATTACTCACCGTCTCGGGAAGTACTCTCTGATAGGATAATTCACAAGATTAGTGGCATCCTTCCTTCATTTACTAAAAGTAGAATACATTTAGAATTTATATAA
- the NUP145 gene encoding nucleocytoplasmic transporter NUP145 (Essential protein with distinct roles in two nuclear pore subcomplexes~similar to YGL092W), whose product MFNKSVNSGFTFGNQNTSTPTSTPAQPSSSLQFPQKSTGLFGNVNANANTSTPSPSGGLFNVNSNANTINQQPANNLLLGNKPAQPPGGLFGGANNSTSKSTGSLFGNNSSTTNSTGSTGLFGNNSTGPAVTNGGLFGNGNNNNITSATQNGGLFGKPTTTPAGTGSLFGNSSSTNSTTGLFGSNNTQGSTSLFGQKPGASMTGGLPGNNGVPFARSGETAGSMSTNPYGINISNVPMSVVDMPKSITSSLTDGNGKSHVASKPIENKRTYSFSSTIPGNSPLPRVSQSSLVTRLSTRLKATQKSTPSNEIFSPSYTKPWLNGASSAPLMKDFSASKITPLGLNENGNFPTNGFTFLSSQKADLSELRKLKIDSNRSAAKKLKLLSGGPAITKTHMQDEKASLKNESVANTDNITHANSKENKDINMDDTYLNGKDQSNNLNTKQDGENTVQHENLSNSGYWCSPSPEQLEHLSLKQLAAVSNFVIGRRGYGCITFQHDVDLTAFIKSFREELFGKTVIFRSSKTVEVYPDEATKPIIGHGLNVPAIITLENVYPVDKKTKKPMKDTTKFAEFQILDKKLRNMREMNFISYNPFGGTWTFKVNHFSIWGLVNEEDAEIDDGDLSKQEDISEQPSKRVRTLAQSKPPSEEVVLKTNGTFGTLTGRDDSIIEEKAYEPDLSDADFEGIEVSPKLDVSKDWVEQLILAGSSLRSVFTPSQEFVGSCQNEIDLLFSEYNDEMDKVKNIMKERRFTAPYTFAKFSTGSMLLTKDIVGKSGVSIRRLPTELQREFLFNDMYLGKEIEKVAIESRKSNSYPQITESSLLFKDVLDYMEKSSSDYNLWKLSSILFDPVSYPYKTDNDQAKVALLKNERHRQLTSWIVGQISPEIKEKIKNSSNKIEQIFLYLLLNDVVRASKLAIESKNGHLSVLISYLGSNDPRIRDLAELQLQKWSTGGCSIDKYISKIYKLLSGSPFEGIFSLKNLESEFSWLCLLNLTLCYGQIDEYSLESLVQSHLDKFSLPYDDPIGVIFQLYAANENTEKLYKDVRQKTKALDVQFCWYLIQTLRFNKIRIFSKETSDEATFAFAAQLEFAQLHGHSLFVSCFLNNDKAAEDIIKRLVMREITLLRTPPNDHILNRLKIPSQLIFNSRALKDRYEGDYLSEVQNLLQGSSYDLAEKTIVTALGPRLLLSNDPIQNNELKTLRRILNEFPDSERDKWSVSINVFEDYLKLALDNVETPKTIDSLISGMKIFYDKCKHSREVPACCNVMSQEIVSKILKINSSSIGDLKGKLLDLPLGQPEKAYLKGELAQDLMKCTYKT is encoded by the coding sequence ATGTTCAATAAAAGCGTAAATAGTGGTTTCACCTTCGGAAACCAAAACACATCCACACCGACGTCAACTCCGGCACAGCCTTCCAGTTCCCTTCAATTCCCTCAAAAATCTACTGGGTTATTTGGGAACGTCAACGCTAATGCAAACACTTCAACACCTAGCCCATCTGGTGGACTGTTCAATGTCAATTCTAACGCCAATACTATAAATCAACAACCGGCTAACAATTTGTTATTAGGAAATAAACCGGCACAACCGCCAGGGGGTTTGTTTGGCGGTGCAAACAATTCCACTTCTAAAAGTACCGGAAGCTTATTTGGAAATAATAGTTCCACGACAAATTCTACGGGCTCTACAGGTTTGTTCGGGAATAATTCTACCGGACCTGCCGTAACAAATGGCGGTTTGTTTGGTAATggaaataataacaatataaCTTCTGCTACGCAAAACGGTGGTCTGTTCGGTAAACCTACTACAACCCCTGCTGGTACTGGGAGCCTGTTTGgaaattcttcatcaacaaaCTCAACGACAGGATTATTTGGATCGAATAATACGCAGGGCTCTACAAGCCTTTTTGGTCAAAAGCCGGGGGCTTCAATGACTGGTGGATTGCCTGGAAATAATGGTGTTCCATTTGCAAGATCTGGCGAAACTGCTGGGAGTATGTCAACCAACCCATATGGAATTAACATAAGTAATGTTCCTATGTCAGTAGTTGACATGCCAAAATCTATTACGTCTTCTCTGACAGACGGAAATGGCAAGTCACACGTGGCATCCAAaccaattgaaaataaaaggacatattcattttcttccacGATTCCAGGGAATTCTCCTTTACCACGCGTATCACAGTCAAGCTTAGTGACTAGACTAAGCACGAGACTGAAAGCCACCCAAAAAAGTACGCCATCGAAcgaaatattttcaccTTCATACACTAAACCGTGGTTGAATGGAGCGAGTTCAGCTCCCTTAATGAAGGACTTCTCTGCTTCCAAGATAACACCTTTGGGCTTAAATGAAAACGGCAACTTCCCCACAAACGGCTTCACTTTCCTATCCTCTCAAAAGGCCGACCTGTCAGAACTGCGTAAGTTGAAGATTGATTCCAATAGAAGCgcagcaaaaaaattaaagcTGCTGTCTGGGGGTCCTGCTATCACAAAAACCCATATGCAGGACGAAAAAGcttcattgaaaaatgagtCCGTCGCAAATACTGATAATATCACTCACGCCAacagcaaagaaaataaagacaTTAACATGGATGATACTTATTTAAATGGAAAGGATCAATCGAATAACTTGAATACTAAACAAGACGGTGAGAATACTGTACAACATGAAAACTTATCAAATTCAGGTTATTGGTGTTCCCCTTCCCCAGAGCAGCTAGAGCATTTATCATTGAAGCAGTTAGCCGCCGTTTCAAATTTTGTTATAGGGAGAAGAGGTTATGGTTGTATTACATTTCAACATGATGTGGATCTTACTGCCTTTATCAAAAGTTTTAGGGAAGAACTATTTGGTAAAACCGTAATATTTCGTTCCTCCAAGACAGTAGAAGTATATCCTGACGAAGCTACTAAGCCCATTATTGGGCATGGACTAAACGTTCCTGCTATCATTACTCTAGAGAACGTTTATCCTGtggataaaaaaacaaaaaaaccaatGAAGGATACTACGAAGTTTGCTGAATTTCAGATTTTGGACAAGAAACTCAGGAATATGAGGGAAATGAACTTTATATCCTATAACCCCTTTGGTGGGACTTGGACTTTCAAGGTGAACCATTTTAGCATTTGGGGTTTagttaatgaagaagacgcGGAAATAGATGACGGAGATTTAAGTAAACAAGAAGACATAAGTGAGCAACCATCGAAAAGGGTACGCACGTTAGCACAGTCGAAGCCCCCGAGTGAAGAGGTTGTTCTCAAAACAAATGGTACATTTGGAACTTTAACTGGTAGGGACGACTCTATCATTGAGGAAAAAGCATACGAACCCGATTTATCTGATGCAGACTTTGAGGGTATTGAAGTTTCCCCTAAGCTTGATGTTTCAAAAGACTGGGTAGAGCAATTAATTCTAGCTGGGTCCTCATTACGTTCCGTGTTTACTCCTTCTCAAGAATTTGTCGGATCAtgtcaaaatgaaatagaTTTACTATTCTCTGAATACAATGATGAAATGGATAAggtaaaaaatattatgaaggaaagaagatttaCTGCGCCTTATACATTTGCCAAATTTTCAACAGGTTCGATGCTACTGACAAAGGACATTGTTGGTAAATCGGGCGTTTCAATTCGGCGTTTACCAACTGAGTTGCAAAGagaatttttattcaatgACATGTACTTAggtaaagaaattgaaaaagttgcTATCGAATCGAGGAAATCAAATTCGTACCCACAGATTACTGAGAGTTCTTTGCTCTTCAAAGACGTTTTAGATTATATGGAAAAATCCTCTAGTGATTACAACCTATGGAAGCTTTCATCTATTTTATTCGACCCTGTCTCTTACCCATATAAGACTGACAATGATCAAGCAAAAGTGGCATTATTAAAAAACGAAAGGCATCGTCAATTAACTTCATGGATTGTTGGTCAAATATCTCCggaaattaaagaaaaaattaagaatTCTTCAAACAAAATAGAACAAATATTCCTATATTTGCTGTTGAATGACGTTGTAAGGGCATCTAAGCTAGCGATTGAATCTAAAAATGGCCATTTGAGCGTGTTGATATCCTATTTAGGTTCAAATGATCCCAGAATACGTGATTTAGCGGAACTACAATTGCAAAAGTGGTCAACTGGCGGCTGTAGTATTGATAAGTATATTTCGAAGATTTACAAATTATTAAGCGGTTCACCTTTTGAAGGTATATTTTCTCTTAAAAACCTTGAAAGTGAATTCAGTTGGTTGTgtcttttgaatttgacaCTATGCTATGGCCAGATAGATGAGTATTCCTTAGAATCTCTCGTGCAATCGCATTTGGACAAGTTTTCTTTACCCTATGATGATCCTATTGGagttatttttcaactaTATGCTGCTAACGAAAATACAGAAAAGCTCTACAAGGATGTTAGGCAAAAAACCAAAGCTTTGGACGTTCAGTTTTGCTGGTACTTGATCCAAACATTGAGATTCAATAAGATAcgcattttttcaaaagagacCAGCGATGAAGCTACATTTGCATTCGCCGCTCAACTAGAATTTGCACAATTACATGGACATTCTCTCTTTGTTTCCTGCTTTTTAAATAACGACAAGGCTGCAGAAGATATCATTAAAAGACTTGTTATGCGTGAAATAACATTGCTAAGAACCCCTCCAAATGATCACATCTTAAATAGATTGAAGATCCCTTCGCAATTGATATTCAATTCTCGGGCTTTGAAGGATAGATATGAAGGCGATTACCTTTCTGAAGTGCAAAATCTACTCCAGGGTTCTTCTTATGATTTGGCAGAAAAGACGATTGTTACAGCATTGGGGCCAAGGCTCTTGTTATCAAATGATCCCATACAGAATAATGAATTGAAAACTCTAAGGAGAATTCTTAACGAATTTCCAGATTCTGAGAGAGATAAATGGAGCGTAAGTATAAATGTATTTGAAGACTATCTGAAGCTTGCGTTGGATAATGTTGAAACGCCGAAAACAATCGATTCCTTGATTAGTGGCATGAAGATATTTTACGATAAGTGTAAGCATAGTCGTGAAGTGCCCGCATGTTGTAATGTTATGTCCCAAGAGATTGTTTCGAAAATACTGAAAATAAACAGTTCTTCGATCGGCGACTTAAAGGGCAAATTGCTTGACCTTCCCCTAGGGCAGCCAGAAAAGGCATACTTAAAGGGCGAGCTTGCGCAAGATTTAATGAAATGTACATATAAGACGTAA